One region of Bosea sp. 29B genomic DNA includes:
- a CDS encoding gamma-glutamyltransferase, producing MTTEPSRAKAYRTQNWSLTKPSARGRKGVVVSQNHEAAAAGAAILEAGGNAADAAVATAFALAAVEPWNSGLGGIGFGVVLKAGESKAQVVDFGPVAPRRADPADYPMTGAMKFDLFAWPEVEGDRNIHGPLSFCIPSSVAGYAKLKETFGTSMPVSELLQPAIVLARRGLAQDWYTTLKIASSASVLRLYEESARIYLPGGLPPVPPYQGVPGFRTLGNLGATLEHLAKAGLDDFYRGELAKRLAADIAAAGGVVDAQDLADCRASVREAPVIDWRGTHRIHTAGGLTAAPTLQAVVEGMAASPPPEGGPDSTWFARLSQVMREAYASRLEGLGAAQAAKEPGETCTTHLTVVDGEGTIVALTTTLLSSMGSRLVLPDTGVLMNNGMMWFDPRPGSANAIAPGARPLCNMCPVVVTPADGAYPRHGAGASGGRRILASVYQMLAFTLDSGMSLEDAAHQPRIDVSGPDGTSADARLPEGTLDALAAAGSLTVVEHGVLPLNFACPNMVRTGQDGQEGISDAASPWSAAVAAN from the coding sequence ATGACGACCGAGCCGAGCCGCGCCAAGGCCTATCGCACCCAGAACTGGAGCCTGACCAAGCCTTCGGCGCGCGGACGCAAGGGCGTCGTCGTCTCGCAGAACCACGAGGCCGCCGCCGCCGGGGCGGCGATCCTGGAAGCCGGCGGCAACGCCGCTGATGCCGCAGTCGCCACCGCCTTCGCGCTGGCAGCGGTCGAGCCCTGGAACAGTGGACTCGGCGGCATCGGTTTCGGCGTTGTGCTCAAGGCCGGCGAAAGCAAAGCCCAAGTCGTGGATTTCGGCCCTGTCGCGCCGCGCCGCGCCGATCCGGCCGATTATCCGATGACCGGCGCGATGAAGTTCGACCTGTTCGCCTGGCCGGAGGTCGAAGGCGATCGCAACATCCACGGACCGCTCTCCTTCTGCATCCCGTCTTCTGTTGCCGGCTACGCCAAGCTGAAGGAGACGTTCGGCACTAGCATGCCCGTCTCCGAGCTGCTTCAGCCCGCGATCGTCCTGGCCAGGCGCGGTCTGGCGCAGGACTGGTACACGACGCTGAAGATCGCCTCCTCGGCCTCTGTGCTCAGGCTTTACGAGGAGAGCGCCCGCATCTACCTGCCGGGCGGCTTGCCGCCGGTGCCGCCCTATCAGGGCGTGCCGGGCTTCCGGACGCTCGGCAATCTCGGTGCGACGCTCGAACATCTCGCCAAGGCCGGGCTCGACGATTTCTATCGCGGCGAGCTGGCGAAGAGATTGGCTGCCGACATTGCCGCGGCCGGTGGCGTCGTCGATGCGCAGGACCTCGCCGACTGCCGCGCGAGCGTGCGCGAGGCGCCGGTGATCGACTGGCGCGGCACGCACCGGATCCACACCGCCGGCGGGCTGACCGCTGCACCGACTTTGCAGGCTGTGGTCGAGGGCATGGCGGCAAGTCCGCCGCCGGAGGGCGGGCCGGACTCGACTTGGTTCGCCAGGCTGTCGCAGGTGATGCGCGAGGCCTATGCAAGCCGGCTCGAAGGGCTCGGCGCGGCGCAAGCCGCGAAGGAGCCGGGCGAGACCTGCACCACGCATCTCACCGTGGTCGACGGCGAGGGCACGATCGTCGCGCTGACCACGACCCTGCTGTCCTCGATGGGCAGCCGCCTCGTCCTGCCCGACACCGGCGTGCTGATGAACAACGGCATGATGTGGTTTGACCCGCGTCCAGGCAGCGCCAATGCGATCGCGCCGGGAGCCCGTCCCTTGTGCAATATGTGTCCGGTGGTGGTGACCCCTGCCGATGGCGCCTATCCGCGCCATGGCGCCGGCGCCTCGGGCGGGCGGCGCATCCTCGCGAGCGTCTACCAGATGCTGGCCTTCACTCTCGACAGTGGCATGAGCCTGGAGGATGCCGCGCACCAGCCGCGCATCGACGTCTCCGGTCCCGACGGCACCAGCGCCGATGCCCGCCTGCCCGAGGGTACGCTCGATGCGCTGGCGGCAGCCGGCTCGCTAACCGTGGTCGAGCATGGCGTGCTGCCGCTCAACTTTGCCTGCCCGAACATGGTGCGAACCGGGCAGGACGGGCAGGAAGGCATCAGCGACGCCGCCTCGCCCTGGTCGGCGGCGGTGGCGGCGAATTGA
- a CDS encoding dihydrolipoamide acetyltransferase family protein codes for MAERIIKLPDVGEGIAEAELVEWHVKVGDIVREDDLIAAVMTDKATVEIPSPVEGEVTWVGAEIGDTVAIGSALVKLKVPGGTASEEPAEAEAPVEPPKEKPAAAAASATPAAAPEPAPKQMPTPKPAAPVRPAPVITTPAPRRPVGEKPLASPAVRLKAREAGVDLRQVQGSGPAGRVTHEDIDAFILRGPEAPAKGGLVAKTAITDVKVVGLRRRIAEKMALSKSRIPHITIVEEVDVSALEDLRAALNKKPTAERPKLTILPFLMRAMVKALGEQPGLNALYDDEAGIVHQHAGIDIGIATQAPSGLMVPVVKHAEARDLWGCAIELSRLAERARDGSATRDELTGSTITITSLGALGGIATTPVINHPEVAIVGVNKMVVRPVWDGTTFVPRKMMNLSSSFDHRVIDGWDAAVFVQRLKELLETPATLFVDI; via the coding sequence ATGGCCGAGCGCATCATCAAGCTGCCCGATGTCGGCGAGGGTATCGCCGAGGCCGAGCTGGTCGAGTGGCACGTCAAGGTCGGCGACATCGTCCGCGAGGACGATTTGATCGCCGCGGTGATGACCGACAAGGCGACCGTCGAGATCCCCTCGCCGGTCGAAGGCGAGGTCACCTGGGTCGGCGCCGAGATCGGCGACACCGTCGCGATCGGCTCGGCGCTGGTGAAGCTGAAGGTCCCAGGCGGGACCGCGAGCGAGGAGCCGGCCGAGGCCGAGGCGCCTGTCGAGCCGCCCAAGGAAAAGCCCGCTGCTGCGGCTGCCTCGGCCACGCCGGCGGCAGCTCCGGAGCCCGCTCCCAAGCAGATGCCGACGCCGAAGCCCGCGGCTCCGGTCCGCCCAGCTCCTGTCATCACCACACCGGCGCCGCGCCGGCCGGTCGGCGAGAAGCCGCTGGCGTCGCCCGCCGTCAGGCTGAAGGCGCGCGAAGCCGGTGTCGACCTGCGCCAGGTCCAGGGCTCCGGCCCGGCCGGCCGCGTCACCCATGAGGACATCGACGCCTTCATCCTGCGCGGCCCCGAGGCTCCGGCCAAGGGCGGGCTCGTCGCCAAGACTGCGATCACCGATGTCAAGGTCGTGGGCTTGCGCCGCCGCATCGCCGAGAAGATGGCGCTGTCGAAGTCGCGCATCCCGCACATCACGATTGTCGAAGAAGTCGATGTCTCCGCTCTCGAAGACCTGCGCGCCGCGCTCAACAAGAAGCCGACGGCCGAGCGGCCGAAGCTGACGATACTGCCCTTCCTGATGCGGGCGATGGTCAAGGCGCTCGGCGAACAACCCGGCCTCAACGCGCTCTATGACGACGAGGCCGGCATCGTCCACCAGCATGCCGGCATCGATATCGGCATCGCCACGCAGGCCCCATCCGGCCTGATGGTCCCGGTCGTCAAGCATGCCGAGGCGCGCGACCTCTGGGGCTGCGCCATCGAACTCTCCCGCCTCGCCGAACGGGCCCGCGACGGCTCGGCGACGCGCGACGAGCTCACCGGCTCGACCATCACCATTACCTCGCTCGGGGCGCTCGGCGGCATTGCCACCACCCCGGTGATCAACCATCCCGAGGTCGCGATCGTCGGCGTCAACAAGATGGTGGTCCGTCCGGTCTGGGACGGCACGACCTTCGTGCCGCGCAAGATGATGAACCTCTCCTCCAGCTTCGACCACCGCGTCATCGACGGCTGGGACGCCGCCGTCTTCGTGCAGCGGCTGAAAGAATTGCTGGAGACGCCGGCGACCTTGTTCGTCGATATCTGA
- a CDS encoding 3-methyl-2-oxobutanoate dehydrogenase (2-methylpropanoyl-transferring) subunit alpha, translating into MTDPSPLRFHVPVPASRPGEKPDFSHVVIPKAGSVQRPPVDVDPREIRDLAYSIIRVLDREGEAVGPWVPELSKDELIRGLRHMLTLRAFDARMQMAQRQGKTSFYMQHTGEEAVSCAFRIALGKGDMNFPTYRQAGLLIAHDYPLVEMMCQIYSNERDPMKGRQLPVMYSSKENGFFSISGNLTTQYVQAVGWAMASAIKGDNKIAAAWVGDGSTAESDFHAALVFASTYKAPVVLNVVNNQWAISTFQGIARGGSGTFAARGLGFGIPALRVDGNDYLATYAVAQWAIERARRNLGPTLVEYVTYRAGAHSTSDDPSAYRPKHESDDWPLGDPIVRLKQHLIAIGAWTEERHKQAEAEIMATVIAAQKEAESFGTLHAGGKPSSRDMFEDVYAELPPHLRRQRQQIGV; encoded by the coding sequence ATGACAGACCCCTCACCGCTTCGGTTCCACGTTCCCGTCCCCGCCAGTCGTCCCGGCGAGAAGCCCGATTTCTCGCATGTCGTGATCCCGAAGGCCGGCTCGGTGCAGCGCCCGCCAGTCGATGTCGATCCCCGGGAAATCCGCGACCTCGCCTATTCGATCATCCGCGTGCTCGACCGTGAGGGCGAGGCGGTCGGTCCCTGGGTGCCCGAGCTCTCCAAGGACGAGCTGATCCGCGGCCTGCGCCATATGCTGACGCTGCGCGCCTTCGACGCCCGGATGCAGATGGCGCAGCGCCAGGGCAAGACCTCGTTCTACATGCAGCACACCGGCGAGGAGGCGGTCAGTTGCGCCTTCCGCATCGCGCTCGGCAAGGGCGACATGAACTTCCCGACCTATCGCCAGGCCGGGCTGCTGATCGCGCACGATTATCCGCTCGTCGAGATGATGTGCCAGATCTACTCGAACGAGCGCGACCCGATGAAGGGCCGGCAATTGCCGGTGATGTACTCCTCCAAGGAGAACGGCTTCTTCTCGATCTCGGGCAACCTCACCACCCAGTATGTGCAGGCTGTCGGCTGGGCGATGGCTTCGGCGATCAAGGGCGACAACAAGATCGCGGCCGCCTGGGTCGGCGACGGCTCGACCGCCGAATCCGACTTCCACGCGGCGCTGGTCTTCGCCTCGACCTACAAGGCCCCGGTCGTTCTCAACGTCGTCAACAACCAATGGGCGATCTCGACCTTCCAGGGCATTGCGCGGGGCGGCTCCGGCACCTTCGCCGCCCGCGGCCTCGGCTTCGGCATCCCGGCACTGCGCGTCGACGGCAACGACTACCTCGCCACCTATGCCGTGGCGCAATGGGCGATCGAGCGGGCCCGCCGCAATCTCGGGCCGACGCTGGTCGAATACGTCACCTACCGCGCCGGCGCGCATTCGACCTCGGATGACCCGTCCGCCTATCGGCCCAAGCACGAATCCGACGACTGGCCGCTCGGCGACCCCATCGTCCGGCTAAAGCAGCATTTGATCGCGATCGGCGCCTGGACCGAGGAGCGCCACAAGCAGGCCGAGGCCGAGATCATGGCGACCGTGATCGCCGCGCAGAAGGAAGCCGAGAGCTTCGGCACGCTGCATGCCGGCGGCAAGCCCTCCTCGCGCGACATGTTCGAGGACGTCTATGCCGAGCTGCCGCCGCATCTGCGCCGCCAGCGCCAGCAGATCGGAGTCTGA
- a CDS encoding amidase family protein, with protein sequence MTEPCDLDAVTARRLIGEKKLSAAELLDSCLARIDAVDPAVNAMVARDDERARATAKAADAATMRGDALPALHGLPIGIKDLEDVAGLRTTYGSPLFADHVPTQDQGIVASVRKAGAVIVGKTNTPEWGAGANTRNAVYGVTGNPFDPSRSAAGSSGGSGVVLATNMVPIATGSDTGGSLRNPAAFNGIVGFRPTPGLVPSDKRPLGWNPLSVLGPMARTVPDLCLLLSTMVSDDAVDPLATTIHGKQVRRAEDFARPDHCDLASLKVAITPDFGFTPTEKHIREVFADKVGRFSKVFGRADEATPNCAGTDESFEVLRAVSFLASHHDRSIKTPDKVGPNVRANVEEGLRYSALDVTRALKQQTVLYHEWQRFFEDYDVILSPAMTLSPRPWSELYPAEIDGKPTRTYFHWLANAYAVTIVGHPAISLPVGLDRNGMPFGLQIVGPRGGDAKVLAVAAALEQLLAGDPLTARPVPDIARLKAAPKLADSPNFLGFD encoded by the coding sequence GTGACCGAACCCTGCGATCTCGATGCCGTCACCGCCCGCCGCCTGATCGGCGAGAAGAAGCTCTCGGCGGCCGAGCTGCTCGACAGCTGCCTCGCCCGGATCGACGCGGTCGACCCGGCCGTCAACGCCATGGTGGCGCGCGACGACGAGCGGGCGCGGGCGACCGCGAAGGCCGCCGATGCCGCCACCATGCGCGGCGACGCTTTGCCGGCACTGCACGGCCTGCCGATCGGCATCAAGGACCTAGAGGATGTCGCCGGCCTGCGCACCACCTATGGCAGCCCGCTCTTCGCCGACCATGTCCCGACGCAGGACCAGGGCATCGTCGCCTCCGTGCGCAAGGCCGGAGCCGTCATCGTCGGCAAGACCAACACGCCGGAATGGGGCGCCGGCGCCAACACCCGCAATGCCGTCTATGGCGTCACCGGCAACCCGTTCGATCCCTCGCGCTCGGCCGCCGGCTCCTCCGGCGGCTCGGGCGTCGTGCTCGCGACCAACATGGTGCCGATCGCGACCGGCTCGGACACCGGCGGTTCCTTGCGCAACCCGGCTGCCTTCAACGGCATCGTCGGCTTCCGGCCGACGCCGGGGCTGGTGCCGAGCGACAAGCGCCCGCTCGGCTGGAACCCGCTCTCGGTGCTCGGCCCGATGGCGCGCACCGTGCCCGATCTCTGCCTCCTGCTCTCGACGATGGTCAGCGACGACGCCGTCGACCCGCTGGCGACGACGATCCATGGCAAGCAAGTCAGGCGGGCGGAAGACTTCGCCCGGCCGGACCATTGCGATCTCGCCTCGCTGAAGGTCGCGATCACCCCGGATTTCGGCTTCACACCGACCGAGAAGCACATCCGCGAGGTCTTCGCCGACAAGGTCGGCCGCTTCAGCAAGGTCTTCGGCCGGGCTGACGAGGCAACGCCGAACTGCGCCGGCACCGATGAGAGCTTCGAGGTGCTGCGCGCCGTCTCCTTCCTCGCCAGCCATCACGACCGCTCGATCAAGACGCCCGACAAGGTCGGCCCCAATGTCCGCGCCAATGTCGAGGAAGGCCTGCGCTACAGCGCGCTCGACGTCACCCGCGCCCTGAAGCAGCAGACGGTGCTCTATCACGAGTGGCAGCGCTTCTTCGAAGACTACGACGTCATCCTCTCGCCGGCGATGACGCTGTCGCCGCGGCCCTGGTCCGAGCTCTATCCGGCCGAGATTGACGGCAAGCCGACACGGACCTATTTCCACTGGCTGGCGAATGCCTATGCCGTGACGATCGTCGGCCATCCCGCAATCTCGCTGCCGGTCGGGCTCGACCGCAACGGCATGCCCTTCGGCCTGCAGATCGTCGGCCCTCGCGGCGGCGACGCCAAGGTCCTTGCCGTTGCGGCGGCGCTGGAGCAGCTTCTTGCGGGCGATCCGCTGACGGCACGGCCGGTGCCCGATATCGCCAGGCTGAAGGCCGCCCCGAAGCTGGCGGACAGCCCGAATTTTCTTGGCTTCGACTAA
- a CDS encoding ABC transporter substrate-binding protein, giving the protein MKRRQFLQGTAAAALLAPTLAREAWAQAPSATVLKMAPQANLTSLDPIWTTATVTNNHGYYVYDTLYGGDLDLKPQPQMAEGHEISADGKIWKIKLREGLAFHDGQPVRSIDCIESLKRWCQRDPYGQLLIKAVEAWGAPDERTIEIKLTRPFPMMLDCMAKADNPPFIMPERLAKTEATKQVTEMTGSGPYKFVASEYVSGSRVVYEKNEAYKPRSEPPSRNAGGKVAHFKRIEWPILPDPATAAAALTKGEIDWWERPLADLQPLLAKSPDVVREVIDKNGRGSIMRLNHLQPPFNNPKVRAAVRLGVNQEDYMRASQGDDTTAWQVCRNLWWRGTPYYTGELEDLMPQSVDKAKAALKESGYNGEKVVIINPTDFPDIGPLGDVTYELLKAMGMNVEMAASDWGTVIQRRNSREPVEKGGWSIFHTTGAAVGWGNPALSNLVRGPGDKGWFGWWTNTKAEEMAEEWLYAPDEAKQKQVAVALGRLALEECATIPLGQFVIKTAYRKGLTGMLPGSAPYPWGLKRG; this is encoded by the coding sequence ATGAAGCGTCGTCAGTTCCTGCAGGGCACGGCAGCCGCCGCCCTGCTCGCTCCAACGCTCGCACGAGAGGCTTGGGCCCAGGCACCGAGCGCGACCGTGCTCAAGATGGCGCCACAAGCCAACCTCACCTCGCTCGATCCGATCTGGACGACGGCGACCGTGACCAACAATCACGGCTACTACGTCTACGACACCCTCTATGGCGGCGATCTCGACCTGAAGCCGCAGCCGCAAATGGCCGAGGGCCACGAGATCTCCGCCGACGGCAAGATCTGGAAGATCAAGCTGCGCGAGGGCCTGGCCTTCCATGACGGCCAGCCGGTCCGCTCGATCGACTGTATCGAGAGCCTGAAGCGCTGGTGCCAGCGCGACCCCTATGGCCAGCTCCTGATCAAGGCCGTCGAGGCCTGGGGCGCGCCGGACGAGCGCACCATCGAGATCAAGCTGACCCGGCCCTTCCCGATGATGCTCGACTGCATGGCCAAGGCCGACAACCCGCCCTTCATCATGCCGGAGCGCCTGGCCAAGACCGAGGCGACCAAACAGGTCACCGAGATGACCGGCTCGGGCCCCTACAAGTTCGTCGCCAGCGAGTACGTCTCGGGCAGCCGCGTCGTCTACGAGAAGAACGAGGCCTACAAGCCGCGCAGCGAACCGCCGAGCCGCAATGCCGGCGGCAAGGTCGCGCATTTCAAGCGGATCGAATGGCCGATCCTGCCCGACCCGGCGACCGCCGCCGCCGCCTTGACCAAGGGCGAGATCGACTGGTGGGAACGCCCGCTCGCCGACCTCCAGCCCTTGCTGGCCAAGAGCCCGGATGTCGTCCGCGAGGTCATCGACAAGAACGGCCGCGGCTCGATCATGCGGCTGAACCATCTCCAGCCGCCCTTCAACAATCCGAAGGTCCGCGCCGCGGTTCGCCTGGGCGTCAACCAGGAAGACTATATGCGGGCGTCGCAGGGCGACGACACCACCGCCTGGCAGGTCTGCCGGAATCTGTGGTGGCGCGGCACGCCCTATTACACCGGCGAGCTCGAGGATTTGATGCCGCAGAGCGTCGACAAGGCCAAGGCGGCGCTGAAGGAGTCCGGTTACAATGGCGAGAAGGTCGTCATCATCAACCCGACCGACTTCCCCGATATCGGCCCGCTCGGCGACGTCACCTACGAATTGCTGAAGGCGATGGGCATGAATGTCGAGATGGCGGCCAGCGACTGGGGCACGGTGATCCAGCGCCGCAACAGCCGCGAGCCGGTCGAGAAGGGCGGCTGGAGCATCTTCCACACCACCGGCGCCGCCGTCGGCTGGGGCAACCCGGCGCTCTCCAATCTCGTGCGCGGCCCTGGCGACAAGGGCTGGTTCGGCTGGTGGACCAACACCAAGGCCGAGGAGATGGCGGAGGAATGGCTCTACGCACCGGACGAGGCCAAGCAGAAGCAGGTGGCAGTCGCGCTCGGGCGCCTGGCGCTGGAGGAATGCGCCACGATCCCGCTCGGCCAGTTCGTGATCAAGACCGCCTATCGCAAGGGCCTGACCGGCATGCTGCCGGGCTCGGCGCCTTATCCGTGGGGGCTGAAGCGGGGTTGA
- a CDS encoding Lrp/AsnC family transcriptional regulator: MAIKARRSEELDQIDRRILSALNEDGRLTINALAEKVGLSPSPCWTRVKRLEESGAIEKYVAVLNHRALGLDNVVFIEITLDKHDDKLLDRFGEALARIPEVVEAYLVTGDYDYLVKAVVSGTEHYERFLREKIYRLPGMRQSRTTFGLRALKRAISVDPLQIAPV; the protein is encoded by the coding sequence ATGGCGATCAAGGCGCGGCGCAGCGAGGAGCTTGACCAGATCGACCGGCGCATCCTGTCGGCGCTGAACGAGGATGGCCGGCTGACGATCAATGCGCTGGCCGAGAAGGTCGGGCTCTCACCCTCGCCGTGCTGGACGCGGGTGAAGCGGCTGGAGGAGAGCGGCGCGATCGAGAAATATGTCGCGGTGCTGAACCATCGCGCGCTCGGGCTCGACAATGTCGTCTTCATCGAGATCACGCTCGACAAGCATGACGACAAGCTGCTCGACCGCTTCGGCGAGGCGCTGGCGCGCATTCCCGAGGTGGTCGAGGCCTATCTCGTCACCGGCGACTACGACTACCTGGTCAAGGCCGTGGTCAGCGGCACCGAGCACTATGAGCGCTTCCTGCGCGAGAAGATCTACCGCCTGCCGGGCATGCGGCAGTCGCGCACGACCTTCGGCCTGCGCGCCCTGAAGCGGGCGATCTCGGTCGACCCGCTGCAGATCGCGCCGGTTTAG
- a CDS encoding alpha-ketoacid dehydrogenase subunit beta: MARMTMIEAIRSALDVSMGRDDNVVVYGEDVGYFGGVFRCTHGLQQKYGVNRCFDAPISELGIVGTAIGMAAYGLRPCVEIQFADYMYPAYDQIVSEAARLRYRSAGDFTCPMVIRMPTGGGIFGGQTHSQSPEALFTHVSGLKTVVPSNPRDAKGLLISAIEDPDPVIFLEPKRLYNGPFDGHHDRPVTPWSKHDLGEVEEGHYTIPLGKAAIRREGLAVTIVTYGTMVHVAQAATEETGIDAEIIDLRTLLPLDLDTIVASVSKTGRCIVLHEATLTSGFGAELAALIQQHCFYHLEAPVVRVTGWDTPYPHAQEWDYFPGPARLGRALRDIMEAR, encoded by the coding sequence ATGGCCCGCATGACCATGATCGAGGCGATCCGCTCGGCCCTCGACGTCTCCATGGGCCGCGACGACAACGTCGTCGTTTATGGCGAGGATGTCGGCTATTTCGGCGGCGTCTTCCGCTGCACCCACGGCCTCCAGCAGAAATACGGCGTCAACCGCTGCTTCGACGCACCGATCAGCGAACTCGGCATCGTCGGCACCGCGATCGGCATGGCCGCCTATGGCCTGCGCCCCTGCGTCGAGATCCAGTTCGCCGACTACATGTACCCGGCCTATGACCAGATCGTCTCCGAGGCGGCGCGCCTGCGCTACCGCTCGGCCGGCGACTTCACCTGTCCGATGGTGATCCGCATGCCGACCGGCGGCGGCATCTTCGGCGGCCAAACCCACAGCCAGAGCCCGGAAGCCCTGTTCACCCACGTCTCCGGGCTGAAGACGGTGGTGCCGTCCAATCCGCGCGACGCCAAGGGCCTGCTGATCTCGGCGATCGAGGATCCCGATCCCGTGATCTTCCTCGAGCCGAAGCGGCTCTATAACGGCCCCTTCGACGGCCATCACGACCGCCCGGTCACGCCCTGGTCGAAGCACGATCTCGGCGAGGTCGAGGAAGGCCACTACACCATCCCACTCGGCAAGGCGGCGATCCGCCGCGAAGGCTTGGCCGTCACCATCGTCACCTACGGCACCATGGTCCATGTCGCGCAGGCCGCCACCGAGGAGACCGGCATCGACGCCGAGATCATCGACCTGCGCACCCTGCTGCCGCTCGACCTCGACACGATCGTCGCCTCGGTCTCGAAGACCGGGCGCTGCATCGTCCTGCACGAAGCGACACTGACCTCGGGCTTCGGCGCCGAGCTGGCCGCGCTCATCCAGCAGCATTGCTTCTACCATCTGGAGGCGCCGGTCGTGCGCGTCACCGGCTGGGACACGCCTTATCCGCACGCCCAGGAATGGGACTACTTCCCCGGCCCCGCCCGTCTCGGACGGGCGCTTCGCGACATCATGGAGGCACGCTGA
- the lpdA gene encoding dihydrolipoyl dehydrogenase, protein MTEITCKLLVIGAGPGGYVCAIRAGQLGIDTVIVESGKLGGSCLNVGCIPSKAMIHVAEEFEKAAHAAAGKTPFGLTAAEPKLDLKQAVAWKDGIVQRLNNGVAGLLRKAKVKIVHGQARFRDGKTVAVETETGPKIIKAETIVIATGSHPVELPFLPFGGNVISSTGALALTELPKRLVVVGGGYIGLELGTAFAKLGSKVTVVEAQDKILPLYDAELTGPVAKSLSALGVEVLLGAKALGQTAKGDGLRIETADGKERELPADKILVTVGRAPATAKLGLDELVLDMDGRFIRIGERCETSMRGIYAIGDVTGEPMLAHRAMAQGEMVAEIVAGEPRVWDKACIPAICFTDPEIVTAGLSPAEAKAAGFETKIGQFPFQANGRAMTRHGEAGFVRVVARADNHLVLGIQAVGQGVSELSAAFGLAIEMGARLEDVAGTIHAHPTLGEGFQESALKALGHALHI, encoded by the coding sequence ATGACCGAGATCACCTGTAAGCTGCTCGTCATCGGCGCCGGCCCCGGCGGCTATGTCTGCGCCATCCGCGCCGGGCAGCTCGGCATCGACACCGTCATCGTCGAGAGCGGCAAGCTCGGCGGCAGCTGCCTCAATGTCGGCTGCATCCCCTCCAAGGCGATGATCCATGTCGCCGAGGAATTCGAGAAGGCCGCCCATGCCGCCGCCGGCAAGACGCCGTTCGGCCTCACCGCCGCCGAGCCGAAGCTCGACCTGAAGCAGGCCGTCGCCTGGAAGGACGGCATCGTCCAGCGCCTCAACAACGGCGTCGCCGGCCTGCTGCGCAAGGCCAAGGTCAAGATCGTCCACGGCCAGGCTCGCTTCCGTGACGGCAAGACCGTGGCGGTCGAGACCGAGACCGGCCCCAAGATCATCAAGGCCGAGACGATCGTGATCGCGACGGGCTCTCATCCTGTCGAACTGCCTTTCCTGCCCTTCGGCGGCAATGTCATCTCTTCGACCGGCGCGCTCGCGCTGACCGAACTGCCGAAGCGCCTCGTCGTGGTCGGCGGCGGCTATATCGGGCTGGAGCTCGGCACCGCCTTCGCCAAGCTCGGCAGCAAGGTCACCGTGGTCGAGGCGCAGGACAAGATCCTGCCACTCTACGACGCCGAATTGACGGGGCCCGTCGCCAAGAGCCTCTCGGCCCTCGGTGTCGAGGTCCTGCTCGGCGCCAAGGCGCTCGGCCAGACCGCCAAGGGCGACGGCCTGCGCATCGAGACGGCCGACGGCAAGGAGCGCGAGCTGCCGGCCGACAAGATCCTGGTCACGGTCGGCCGTGCGCCTGCGACGGCCAAGCTCGGCCTCGACGAGCTCGTGCTCGACATGGACGGCCGCTTCATCCGCATCGGCGAACGCTGCGAGACCTCGATGCGGGGCATCTACGCCATCGGCGACGTCACCGGCGAGCCGATGCTGGCCCATCGCGCCATGGCGCAGGGCGAGATGGTCGCCGAGATCGTCGCCGGCGAGCCGCGCGTCTGGGACAAGGCCTGCATCCCGGCGATCTGCTTCACCGACCCGGAGATCGTCACCGCCGGTCTCTCGCCGGCGGAGGCCAAGGCCGCCGGCTTCGAGACCAAGATCGGCCAGTTCCCGTTCCAGGCCAATGGTCGCGCCATGACCCGCCATGGCGAAGCCGGCTTCGTCCGTGTCGTGGCGCGAGCCGACAACCATCTCGTCCTCGGCATCCAGGCCGTCGGGCAGGGCGTCTCGGAGCTTTCCGCCGCCTTCGGCCTCGCCATCGAGATGGGCGCGAGGCTTGAAGACGTCGCTGGCACGATCCACGCCCACCCGACCTTGGGCGAGGGCTTCCAGGAATCGGCACTGAAGGCGCTCGGTCACGCCTTGCACATCTGA